Below is a window of Quercus robur chromosome 6, dhQueRobu3.1, whole genome shotgun sequence DNA.
CCCATGCATGAGAATCAACAGCTTACAAAGAGGAAGATATTACagaattcaattttatttaagtcTAAGCTGATATCACCCTCGTATTGTGTATTATAAAAGAATTCTAAATAAGAAACCATGAGAGAACACACAAATATACCATGAATGCCTCTTTGAATTGTTTATCTGTTATAATTTTACTCCCCACATATGAGTTATTCTGGCACCTATTGTTCTGTTCACCATAATATCCTTAAGAGATGGACCAAGTAAAATAACCCTAAAATAGGGATACCTTTGCCACATTAGACAACAAGGTCTTCTATTTCCAGTGAATCTATAAGGTATACTTTCAATTACACAAAGGGTGAAGGGCTTTCTAAGTCGGTTTATAATATCAAAAATTGGTTACATGTTTTTTGCACAGCAAAGATGCAATAGCTAATCCTCTGGCAACATTCAGTGTTATGATGAattataaataatgaaatttctaTAACCTGTTCTTCGATCTTCTCTGAAATAATGGACTAATGGAGCATTATCAGAGGTGTAGAAATTGGGACTTTAAAACATGATGACATGTAATTACTGCCCAGATGAAACACAAATACACAGAAATAATGAAGTATGCCAAGCTTATTGGATTTGAAATGGAATGCTTGATACAAAGTAAGATGCACCCAAAATATTGTTCAACTAATTTGAGGTATCAAGCACTTTTCCCTGTTAACTAGCTACCGACACTTTAACAGTTCAAATGCCAGAAGCTAGTTAACAGAGAAAGATGCTTGATACCTCAAATTCTGCTATATCATGGACGTATCATACCATACCATATAGTTGTGGGACTTTGAATGTCAAGCCCAAGGTGCTAATCCAACAAGCTTAAACATTTAAGAGTATGAAATCATTCTTGAATGCAACAAATCTGGAGGACTTTCAACTCACCATATCCTTCCATAGAGATAATTTGCAGATCCCCTCCAAAATACCGAGCATACAAGCGACTTATTGGAAGCCCATATCCATAGCCAGCCATTGTTACTGAATTCGCTATACCAAGATCGCATTCCTCATCCAGTGGGTTTCTTGCAGTGCTATAAAGATATgtgaaaattttggggagacCACTTCTTGGTATACCACCCCCCTCATCTGAAACCTATCATGTCAGTCAGAGAAACTGGTTAACCAGTGTAAACTAGTTCAACACAAATGATCAAAAGTGGCAACTCAAATTATCACAAAGAAAGgcaaaaaagaaatgaagagcTTCTTCACAAAGACAATTTATTGAATATTTCTTGAATCTGTATAGTACAACAACTATTACCTTGATAGTAACATCTTCTAGCCCATCAGCAACTATTATTCGAACAGGTGACGTAACTTTGTCCGAGTCCACAAAACGCTCTTGGACGGCACGCAATGAGTTCTTAACCAACTCAAATACCATAAGATGCAAGTGTGTTGGAACATAACTGTTATGAAATCAAACAGAACATTATATACAACAGAGAAAATAAGTGCTATAATTAAAAATCTCAGGTCAAAACTAATGGATAATTATACGTCAAATCAAGGCAAAGTTTCATGAGGAATATCCTCATCACAAGGAATGGAGAACTGAAAtttatacttaaaaataaaaataaaaataaataaaaaactgagGAGAAAACGGaagaaaaacatagaaacataaagattaaataaaacCTGAAAGGAACAAATTGAAATAAGTCAGATGGCTTACGGGAATGTAAAATGAGGATCCCCATAGATATTAACATCAGGTGCACTGCCATACTCGCGTAAGCAAATAGCACGGGCATCCTCACTGGCATTTCGTGCTACCTCCAGTGGAGACATTTTCGTGTGTATATAACCCACACAATGAGGAGGGGGATTAGGATTGTGCAACTCCACGTGTTGCCCTGAGTTTTACCCAAAATTGAAGCATATAGAACTTATTTAGTACCTACTCCAATGGTAGTACAATTAAtggtggtgaaaaaaaaaaggatgaagattTAGTAGAATTGACCAATTAAGAAAGTAGTCAAGTATCATAACAAGGCAAGAGCAAATTGGAACTAACCAATAAGCATGCGAATTCCAATTCTCGACATGTAAAATCGGTCTAGAAACTGATGAATCTCATCAAGATCCTTGTAGACTATTTTTTGTTCCATGCCTTTCTTCAATTGTTGAACCCCTAGAGCCATCATGGGGACCACATTGTTGTGTCTCACCTTAATTGCCTTAATCATTTGAGTAAATTCCTTCTCATCATTCGTATCCTTGATCTCAGGAAACGATCTAAGGTCACGGAAAGAATCCAAATACCAATCTCGAACCTGAGAATCAAAACATCACACAAAGTGACTAACCACTCAAAACCTGGAATTGAACCCTGAGTTTACCATCCAACAAATAAACTATCAACTTGAAGTAACTTCCCCTTCCAAACACAGCCATATATTTTCTCACTTTCTATATTTAAAACATCATAAGGGGagaaagaaggggggggggggggggggggggtgggttgTTTGGAGCATCACTATAACAAgaatgttttctattttttttttaaaaggaccACCTAGCGACAAGCAATTGGCCTACATGCAACAACCCTCAGACCCGTCAAGTGCATTTAAGCAAACCCTCCTAGAGTGCACGCCGAATTGAAGTAAAGCATACATTTTTcaaatgtaatatataataAACTCTAATAGAAAGATTCATAACATACAAcacaaaaaatctaattaactcaaaatagtaatatattttGCCTATTGGCTAAAATGGATAGTGCAATTGCTCAAAATTTTGCAAGTTCAAATTTTACAAaagttatttcaattttttatagtaATTGAAAATAGTTATCAATAGAAAATATCATGATAATCTAGTTATAGAATGTTTAAACATTTTATTCACTTGTgctttataaaaatacataattgtGATAGCTATGATCAAACAAAGTATATCAGTCAATTAAAATATATCCAAAAGGATAGACCAAAGGCACAAGCTTAGTAATATCCTTGTTTGTGTCTTACGTCTTTTGATACGAAAACAAAAAATCGTTTGTGTAATACACCGCCTTAAAAGTAGTGTTTGTACAATAGATCAATGGTCCATGTCATTTCCTTCAAGATCAAGcaattaattttaatgattcatatattttttaacaaaaaataaacaaagtaaAAGCACGCCCAAACACACTTCATTAATGTGCTTTGTGCATTCAAAAAAGTGGGCGCTTCGGCCAAACAAAACGCTTGCACCTTGGAGCTTTGAGCTTTAAGCATGCCTAAACGCGCTTTTAACAACAATGAACATCATTAAgtacacaattttaaaatacttgtCCATTAAGAAAGCAAAAACTGTGTTAACAGCAAGaaaggtactttttttttttttttgataagtacaagAAAGGTACTTTCTATAATGCTAACCAAAACAATGCTTATGCCTTTTCAATTTAGTATAGACTAATAGACAGAAAAATTCATAATTCAACTCTAACCAAAACAGATCAATATGTTCAATCAGGGAGTTCAACATTTCCAATTCAAAGATGTTCACCAGATATAACAATTTGAGGAGCTCCTGCAGAAAATTtgctccttcttcttttttttaataaaaatcaaaacacagaCAACAGGGATCTCCATTTCTATTATTATACTAATAAACAAAACGTCTTGAACCCAGCAAGCAGAATCAGAATTCAaggtaattaaaataaaatatatataatataaaaatgaatggTATCCAATAAAGAAATACCAGCCAACTTTTCCTAATCCTAAAAATAAACCCCCCAAAAATAAAGTAACAAACTTTACTCTGTTCCATAAACCACAATCACATATACACAAAGCCACAAAGTActatcacaaacacaaaattggAAAAACACCCAGAAATCCAATTTCCAAAAGCATGCAAAACAAAAGGGTATTTACCTTCAAAACAGCAGGTTTATGAGACAAGCCATAAGGGAGGGTTTGAAGCTCAAGGGCTCTCCTGGCAATTCGAATGGGGAGCTCCTTGTGAAGGAACTGAGCAGAGATTAGCAAATTTTTGTCACTGGGATCTGAACCAAACTCCATCATGTACCTCAAGCTCACACCAGTCTGCTTCATACAACCCCATCTCTGCACCTCTTCGATCAAGCTCTTTGAGAATGTCAATGCCTCACACGCTTTCTTAGCCGCCATCTCTGGAACCCACAAAGTACACACCCCAAACAATAACTACAACAACAAGGAAGAACCAGATTTCTTCAACAATGACAAGTGTCAACACATGCAAGCCAAGCTCAAGCCCACAATGCAAAACTGTCATTAATAGACGGCACACACAAAAATTTAGGAAACACTGAGACCACCTCTTTTATATTAACTTTTCTGAGAAATTAAGGGAGAAAATTATTATAAGATATAAAAAGACCAGTGGGTCTGGTCCGTCTCTGGAGGCTCACAATGAAGCCAAGTTAGGATAGGGTTACACGGCAACAAGGCTACGCACGCAATATTTAAACAGCAAATTATAAGTGTCGCACGCAATATTTCTACAGCAAATTTTAAGTGTCAACATTCTCTTTGTAGgttactcaaaaaataaaacattctCTTGTAGGGTGTTTTTATAGTCACATCCAGGAGGTGAGTCACAATGGTCATCCCGTCCCTTCTTTTTTGgccataataaaaaaaaaagtctcaagtTGTGATTAATGatagacaaataaataaataaataaatgatatcaGCTATTGATTCAAAggagaaccaataacaacttaccgcataagttttgttgtgaaaaaaataGTGCTTTTAGTATTCCTCTTTTAAAGTGGTAAAAGTTGGTAAGGAAATGTGTATATGTTATGTAATTTCTAACAATTTCTAACTATATGTAGTATGTaagtatatatattaggtttgtgCCCCTAGTATTACTCTTTTAAAGAGAGGTAAAAGTTGGTAAGGAAGCgtgtatatattaattaatttctaagaATTTCTAATTATATGTAGTATGTAAGTATGTATATTAGATTTGTGCTCCTAGTATTACTCTTTTAAAGAGGTAAAAGTTGGTAAGAAAACgtgtatatattaattaatttctaactATATGTAGTATGtaagtatttcaaaaaaaaaaaaaaaaaaatctagaaggTCTAAAGCATTGTAactaaatcaatattttttaatgtttctaatTGAGATATTTAGGATTCAAATTCCTTACTAATACTGTACAAcctattcattcttttttttttcccctttttctttctttttctctcactcagtctctctctcaaacacaaataatgattttttttattcattttttgtcaCTCTCAAACATGCATGATCTGGgttaagtgtaaaaaaaaaatttattttaatgtggtttattgtaaaataaagaaagtgGTTTTTTTCATAAACTAATTGGAATGTTCGGGATTCACTGGCTGAAATCTtgtcgtgtttttttttttttttttttttttttttttttttttaataataaaagtcaaatacatttttgttataataataataaaaaataaaaaaaaaaagaaagacaaattCATAAGCATAAAacagggaattttttttttgcataaaatgaatacatatatatatatatatattgcatcgATAGTTGGAGGTGGGAGAATTTAAACCATGAACACGATCATTGGAAACACTAAGAGCAATAAAGATAATAAATACACGTAAAGTAGACTTATTATAACCGCGTAATTGAGCAAATCTTATCACATCCTTGGTTAAGTATAAAGTGAATAATCACATACTATAATTAGTGgagtataaaataaatttcatactATAATTAGTAGCATATGAAATTAATCACatactatcattttttttttttttaagaaaaacataCCATACTTAGTGGAGTATAAAATGGAGGAATCTAATAACAAAGATtttgccaaaggccttgtagctaaATTGGCACTTCCCCATGTACAAAATGTTTGGGGGTCCaggggggaaagggttcgagctgcggagttagcagcatgttgtaattatttctcaaaaaaaaaataacaaagtttttttttttt
It encodes the following:
- the LOC126688804 gene encoding pyruvate dehydrogenase (acetyl-transferring) kinase, mitochondrial, with product MAAKKACEALTFSKSLIEEVQRWGCMKQTGVSLRYMMEFGSDPSDKNLLISAQFLHKELPIRIARRALELQTLPYGLSHKPAVLKVRDWYLDSFRDLRSFPEIKDTNDEKEFTQMIKAIKVRHNNVVPMMALGVQQLKKGMEQKIVYKDLDEIHQFLDRFYMSRIGIRMLIGQHVELHNPNPPPHCVGYIHTKMSPLEVARNASEDARAICLREYGSAPDVNIYGDPHFTFPYVPTHLHLMVFELVKNSLRAVQERFVDSDKVTSPVRIIVADGLEDVTIKVSDEGGGIPRSGLPKIFTYLYSTARNPLDEECDLGIANSVTMAGYGYGLPISRLYARYFGGDLQIISMEGYGTDAYLHLSRLGDSQEPLP